The following proteins come from a genomic window of Dysidea avara chromosome 12, odDysAvar1.4, whole genome shotgun sequence:
- the LOC136240214 gene encoding TGF-beta receptor type-1-like isoform X2: protein MFTVETVVVATCVLFSFFAASSGNSLECSCNFDHGHCNTTANSCNTDTTCHRVVTYRDCNVILDQQLCVIDEIPLGCDSVTKRTVGGTVIIEVNQCCRERQCNANDTLLEELIKLEIGENPCDRTNSTDPPPSNTTNNSTVSSTEKSRTHVTVIISLIIVLFAVILALMVTVVIGLLYKKHRYHTRRVSDLTNFDDPSATLSSISGSGAGVHQLENRTIARQIQLVQSIGKGRYGEVFLGKWQSQYVAVKIFSTVDEQSWKREGTIYRTCMLNNENILRFIAMDNRDTGIWTQLWMVFDYHPRGSLYDFLLRNVITSEQLCTLTVSLASGLEYLHHEFKAGELKKPAIAHRDLKSRNILVKVNSTCCIADFGLAVSHDVSKDMVEITNNTKQGTKRYMAPEVLDETIDATQFESFKLADIYSLGLVLWETTRRCEVAGGAEEYQLPYAERVAHDPSLEEMKKLVAIEEYRPPIPNTWQSDQVTVTCYCLYRLNVEGSSQQGFNVNIYTPARLLCRPPSCP, encoded by the exons ATGTTTACAGTAGAAACTGTCGTCGTCGCGACGTGTgtcctgttttctttcttcgCTGCATCGTCAG GAAATTCTCTTGAATGTAGCTGTAATTTTGACCACGGGCACTGTAACACCACTGCAAACAGTTGTAACACTGACACAACATGTCATAGAGTGGTGACATACAGGGACTGTAATGTAATTCTTGATCAACAGCTGTGTGTCATTGATGAAATACCACTCGGATGTGATAGTGTTACAAAAAGAACAGTAGGTGGCACTGTAATCATTGAAGTAAATCAGTGCTGTAGAGAAAGACAGTGTAATGCAAATGATACACTCCTTGAAGAGTTAATCAAACTAGAAATTG GTGAGAATCCCTGCGATAGAACAAACTCAACTGATCCTCCCCCTTCTAATACTACTAATAATTCCACTGTTAGCAGCACTGAAAAGAGTAGGACTCATGTTACCGTCATCATTTCACTTATCATCGTATTGTTTGCGGTAATTCTGGCCCTGATGGTTACCGTTGTGATTGGGCTGCTGTATAAGAAGCATCGCTACCATACACGGCGAGTTTCTGATCTAACCAATTTTGACGATCCAAGTG CAACCCTCTCGTCCATATCTGGAAGTGGTGCTGGTGTGCATCAGTTGGAAAACAGAACGATTGCCCGCCAAATTCAGCTTGTGCAGAGCATTGGCAAAGGAAGATATGGCGAGGTGTTCCTCGGGAAGTGGCAATCGCAATATGTTGCTGTTAAGATATTTTCAACTGTTGATGAACAGTCATGGAAGAGAGAGGGGACAATATATCGTACCTGTATGCTGAACAATGAAAATATTTTGCGGTTCATAGCCATGGATAATAGAGATACAG GTATATGGACACAGTTGTGGATGGTGTTTGATTACCACCCTCGTGGCTCGCTTTACGATTTCTTATTGAGAAATGTGATCACATCGGAGCAGCTTTGTACTCTCACCGTTTCTCTGGCGAGTGGACTGGAATATCTCCATCATGAATTCAAGGCTGGAGAGTTAAAGAAGCCAGCGATTGCCCACCGTGACCTGAAAAGTCGGAACATTTTGGTCAAAGTGAACAGCACTTGCTGTATAGCTGACTTTGGATTGGCTGTTAGTCATGATGTTTCTAAGGACATGGTAGAAATAACTAACAATACTAAACAAG GCACAAAGAGATATATGGCTCCGGAAGTGTTGGATGAAACAATCGATGCCACACAATTTGAATCATTTAAACTTGCGGATATTTACTCTCTTGGACTGGTGCTATGGGAGACCACAAGAAGATGTGAAGTGGCAG GTGGAGCAGAAGAGTACCAGTTACCTTATGCTGAGAGGGTGGCCCATGATCCAAGCCTGGAGGAGATGAAGAAACTGGTTGCAATCGAAGAGTACCGACCACCAATCCCCAACACCTGGCAATCTGACCAGGTGACTGTCACATGCTATTGTTTGTATAGGTTGAATGTGGAG GGATCAAGTCAACAAGGTTTCAATGTCAACATTTATACTCCTGCTAGACTACTATGCAGGCCACCTTCTTGTCCCTAG
- the LOC136240214 gene encoding TGF-beta receptor type-1-like isoform X1 encodes MFTVETVVVATCVLFSFFAASSGNSLECSCNFDHGHCNTTANSCNTDTTCHRVVTYRDCNVILDQQLCVIDEIPLGCDSVTKRTVGGTVIIEVNQCCRERQCNANDTLLEELIKLEIGENPCDRTNSTDPPPSNTTNNSTVSSTEKSRTHVTVIISLIIVLFAVILALMVTVVIGLLYKKHRYHTRRVSDLTNFDDPSATLSSISGSGAGVHQLENRTIARQIQLVQSIGKGRYGEVFLGKWQSQYVAVKIFSTVDEQSWKREGTIYRTCMLNNENILRFIAMDNRDTGIWTQLWMVFDYHPRGSLYDFLLRNVITSEQLCTLTVSLASGLEYLHHEFKAGELKKPAIAHRDLKSRNILVKVNSTCCIADFGLAVSHDVSKDMVEITNNTKQGTKRYMAPEVLDETIDATQFESFKLADIYSLGLVLWETTRRCEVAGGAEEYQLPYAERVAHDPSLEEMKKLVAIEEYRPPIPNTWQSDQVLSAVSKIMQECWYCEPSARLTALRVKKSLQTIWCNSNDCKPQTA; translated from the exons ATGTTTACAGTAGAAACTGTCGTCGTCGCGACGTGTgtcctgttttctttcttcgCTGCATCGTCAG GAAATTCTCTTGAATGTAGCTGTAATTTTGACCACGGGCACTGTAACACCACTGCAAACAGTTGTAACACTGACACAACATGTCATAGAGTGGTGACATACAGGGACTGTAATGTAATTCTTGATCAACAGCTGTGTGTCATTGATGAAATACCACTCGGATGTGATAGTGTTACAAAAAGAACAGTAGGTGGCACTGTAATCATTGAAGTAAATCAGTGCTGTAGAGAAAGACAGTGTAATGCAAATGATACACTCCTTGAAGAGTTAATCAAACTAGAAATTG GTGAGAATCCCTGCGATAGAACAAACTCAACTGATCCTCCCCCTTCTAATACTACTAATAATTCCACTGTTAGCAGCACTGAAAAGAGTAGGACTCATGTTACCGTCATCATTTCACTTATCATCGTATTGTTTGCGGTAATTCTGGCCCTGATGGTTACCGTTGTGATTGGGCTGCTGTATAAGAAGCATCGCTACCATACACGGCGAGTTTCTGATCTAACCAATTTTGACGATCCAAGTG CAACCCTCTCGTCCATATCTGGAAGTGGTGCTGGTGTGCATCAGTTGGAAAACAGAACGATTGCCCGCCAAATTCAGCTTGTGCAGAGCATTGGCAAAGGAAGATATGGCGAGGTGTTCCTCGGGAAGTGGCAATCGCAATATGTTGCTGTTAAGATATTTTCAACTGTTGATGAACAGTCATGGAAGAGAGAGGGGACAATATATCGTACCTGTATGCTGAACAATGAAAATATTTTGCGGTTCATAGCCATGGATAATAGAGATACAG GTATATGGACACAGTTGTGGATGGTGTTTGATTACCACCCTCGTGGCTCGCTTTACGATTTCTTATTGAGAAATGTGATCACATCGGAGCAGCTTTGTACTCTCACCGTTTCTCTGGCGAGTGGACTGGAATATCTCCATCATGAATTCAAGGCTGGAGAGTTAAAGAAGCCAGCGATTGCCCACCGTGACCTGAAAAGTCGGAACATTTTGGTCAAAGTGAACAGCACTTGCTGTATAGCTGACTTTGGATTGGCTGTTAGTCATGATGTTTCTAAGGACATGGTAGAAATAACTAACAATACTAAACAAG GCACAAAGAGATATATGGCTCCGGAAGTGTTGGATGAAACAATCGATGCCACACAATTTGAATCATTTAAACTTGCGGATATTTACTCTCTTGGACTGGTGCTATGGGAGACCACAAGAAGATGTGAAGTGGCAG GTGGAGCAGAAGAGTACCAGTTACCTTATGCTGAGAGGGTGGCCCATGATCCAAGCCTGGAGGAGATGAAGAAACTGGTTGCAATCGAAGAGTACCGACCACCAATCCCCAACACCTGGCAATCTGACCAG gtGTTGTCGGCTGTGTCCAAGATTATGCAGGAGTGTTGGTACTGTGAACCATCCGCCCGACTGACTGCACTAAGAGTCAAGAAATCACTTCAAACCATTTGGTGTAACTCAAATGACTGTAAACCACAAACAGCTTAG